Genomic DNA from Thermoanaerobaculia bacterium:
GCGGGCGACGATCAGCTCCTCCTGGAAGGAGGCGGCGTTCCGTTTCCGGCGGGGGGAACTTGCACGGTCTCGGCGAGCGTGTCGAGCGGAACCTCCGGCTCGTACACGACAGCCGCGCTTCCGGTGTCCTGCGATCAGGGCTGCGATGGCGTCGGAAGCGGTCCCGCGACGCTTCTCGTCCGCCTCCGCTTGACGCAGATCCGCTTCCTCGTCGAGGGCCCGGTCCGCGTCGCGCCCGGCGTTCCGGTCGAGTTCACGTTCCAGGTCGATCCGCTGCGCGAGTCGCCCGTCGCGCCGACCGGGGAAGTCGTCGTTTCCGATAGCGCCGGGCACAGCTGCCGATCCGACGTGTCCGTGTCGGGAGAGGGATCCTGCACACTGACGTTCGGTGCCCCGGGAAATTATCGCGTTCGAGCGGAGTACCTGGGGAACCTGTCGTTCGGCTCGAGCACGTCTCCGCCGAAGGTTGTCCAAGTGGGCGGCGGCTAAAGGCTCCCGGTCGGTCACCGGCCCGCGAGGGGCTTTGCTACGATCGCCGCCCGATGTCCGGCGGCGATCGTCTTCGTTCGAAGCTCCTCGCCTGGTTCGACCGCGAGAAGCGCGAGCTCCCGTGGCGGGGAACGAATGATCCTTACGCGATCTGGGTGTCCGAGGTCATGCTCCAGCAGACGACGGTCCAGACCGTGCTCCCTCGCTACGCGGAATTCCTGCGGAGGTTCCCGACGGTCGAGGCGCTCGCCCGCGCGCGTCCCGACGCCGTCCTCGCCGCCTGGTCCGGGCTCGGGTACTACGCGCGCGCCCGCAATCTCCACCGGGCGGCGCGGCTCGTCGTGGCGCGACACGGCAGCCGCCTGCCGGACAACGAGGAAGAACTCCGCTCACTCCCCG
This window encodes:
- a CDS encoding A/G-specific adenine glycosylase, with the translated sequence MSGGDRLRSKLLAWFDREKRELPWRGTNDPYAIWVSEVMLQQTTVQTVLPRYAEFLRRFPTVEALARARPDAVLAAWSGLGYYARARNLHRAARLVVARHGSRLPDNEEELRSLPGMGEYMSRAVAAIAFGRPTLPMDANVRRVVSRLFATAEPESRVGDVVSARRPGDSVAA